From Bactrocera oleae isolate idBacOlea1 chromosome 4, idBacOlea1, whole genome shotgun sequence:
ctaaaatgttttattCATCCAGTAGTATTTCTTCTTTAGCATCTGAATCTTGTCCTAAAACTGAGTAAAGGGTATGTTGTGTTCCCGTTTACATTTCGATTCAAATCTTGGTCCACACaatttttagtcaattaatCAAACAAGAGTTCTAACATAGTAGGCTTGTAAGCTATCTGTAAATAATGTTAAGGGCGACTTCTTGTGATATGCCAAAAATTTGCTTTATCTTAGATCGGAGCATAATTTTTagcatttaaacatttttgatgaAGACaagcagaaaacaaaaatttgccgTTGCCGAAATGCTGTTATCAAATGTTACAAACTCTATTGAATCATTCGTTATTTGAAAATAGTGTACCGCACCATCTTCtattttactcaaaataaaaCACTCTagttttaaaccaaaaataaactcTCTAGTTTTAATGCCGCAAAGAGTTGTGTCTTTTCACTTTCCAACGCGGTAAGTTGTATTGTATTTGAagtcaattatatttttattcagattTCTTCAAATCTGGTTAGAAATTCTTCGAAGGGAGGATTTATTTACAGGAAATTTTCCGTCGTTCTTAatccaaaataattaaaacagaaGATAGCGCTCTCGTTACTGGCAATTGTGGCCATACAGGTAAATAATTCGCGATTTTTTGTATTCCCAGTCAATATCATATATTAGGATACAGAATCTTATCTAGAAATGAGCCTGACAATGGGCCACGTATTTAATATGATTTAACTACATACTATATTCGATTACTTTTGTAAGAGTGCATCAAGTCAAAGATCTACAAGgtgctttccaaagtaaacaggactttaaaaaaaaagacagaacaaatggttttatcggcaaaatcaattaattttaatcaagttagtctccttctgctttaatacagctttttgcacggtccaaaagcatgtcgaacgagtgctttagctcgttgcccggtatggccgccagtatgccggcgCAAGCCTTTTGTAtagcctccacgtctgcataaccctttcctttcattggcaaatgcatttttccgaaaaggtagaagtcgcacggtgccatatcaggtgaatacggggagtggttgattgttaaaatgtgatttttggttaaataatcggccacaagcgtcgatcgatgagacggcgcattatcgtgcaacaaacgccaacttccatcttcgcgatattcgggccgaacacgtcgaatacggcgcatcaaacgcttcaaaactccaaggtagaataatagggtggaacaaattctttgtggataaTACCCTTGGtactcataaaaacaaatcagcattgtcttcacttttgacttctccaggcgcgattttttgaatttcggctcatttctcatttatgtcctcacgaccactttgataacgttgaaaccactcgtgcactctgctatgagataggcaatcatcgccaaaaacttgtttcatcaattgaaacgtttcggtaaaagttttaccaattttaaaacaaaatttaatgttggctctttggctctgaagctcattttcgcaccgatgacaaaaacaaactgacacttaaaacgcaataacttcacttccaatagatgaaatgttatgaaatttttactggaagtcgataaaagatagcagattctaacgcactaggcGACGTATAGATGGCGCCAACGGAGtatactttgttacttttttactatttacttgtttggaacgcaccttgtatactgGAAAAAATAGCTACAATCAGTTGTAAATCTAAGTTCGATGCGTTTTCAGCTAAAGTAGGCTATGCCAGAAAAAAATGGTCATAAACCTACAATTTTGTTCTAATACGAAGTGcctaaagatttaaaaataattacaccGAATGTTTTCCTTTTTAATATAGGGTTAAAAAACATATGGTGAGGGCTTATCGTCCGTTGCTTAAACTGACTTAAactattttctattaatttctCCCCTTTTCACCACCTTTTCAAACTTAAAACCCATTGCATTACCTTCTTGCCACCGCTTTTTAATTCTCTCACTTGTGTATACCTCGCCGAGTGTTCGTCGTCACTTCCTCGTCAtatgtaaacatttattttccacTTGCACACGCTAATTGTGGAAGAATTCAACTTAAATTCTCGTTGTTAGCGTATTTGTGTGGTTTCTTTGGATACCTTGGTTTCACATGTTCTATATAAATTCTTGCCACAAATTATTCGAGCACATACTTTTGCCatttgtacatatctacatagaGAAATTCGCTTGTAGCATTGTTGAGCATTTCTGCGTTATTTTCCACATAATTATGGTTACTACATTGTTAATAATGGTAATTAACGTCGTTTGAATGTTGTAATACAAATCGCTATTACTGTAACAAAACTTGTTGTGCTTAGTTGCGGCCACGTGTCGGTTAAGACCGAAATTACTTCACGGTTCGTTCTTGTAAACCAAAGTTATCAAATAACGAGTTATTTATATCGAACTATTTCGGTTAATATTGGCATTGAAACTAGACTATCGGCTGACCCgacgatttatttttatttatttacgacAATGTTCTCGAAATATAACAGTTAGCACGATTAAGCTACACCGATAGTGAATGTCTTAAAATAATATCTCATTAATCATTTAACGCAGTTTGGGTGGAGCTATTCGGACTTATGAAATACCGACACTTGTTTTAATAATGATCCGAAACTACACAACAATTCGTGATGGAACGAAAAAAAACTGCTGACTCAGTTACATTTACGTTTCGAGGTTCCTTAACCTAGGAATAAACTTGTTAAACGGATTAACATTTTTACCTGTTATTCTTCTGAAAAGTGATGCGACGCTGCATTTTACCAAAGCACTAATGAATAGATAGAAAAGAAGACAATGTGTCTACGACTTAAGCTTATCTAAAATATTCTAGTGAAACAGGTGTACTTTGCCACTGATGTGATACCGGATCTAGTCGAAAATCTATCAAAAAAATCCGAATTGGAGATATATATGCCAGGCTGACAGCTCTTTGACACTTTAGATCTAACCTGAGTTTTAAACTTGAAATATGTATTATCTGTGTTCTTGCAAAAGCCACAACTTGATTTTTGGCTATTATTTGTATcagatgaaaataaataatatatggatGGAAAGTTGATATCTGCTAATTTCAGTAACTAAGTAGAGTCTGGAACTTAAATGTTGatttcttatataattttaaaacaagaaaaaacattagatGTACATAATACAAACATTACTGATGTCTTTCTTAGTCATTATATTTACTCGATCGTTTTTGCCCTTGattcttttataatttaatgtctaGACGATATGCAACGGCTTCTTATAACATTTATCAGAGGAACGCGATTGAAATATTAGCCTGGAATATActgtaattatattatatgatatcgTAATCGCTTCATTAGGACTCAGCTAATTTTATGctatagttttatataaatatacctctCTTCGGAAAGACTGTTATGCTATTTGTTTCGTACATTTGCAGAGTGTGTCTTAacctctaaaatatatttactgagGAAATATTTTGCTCAGCATGTTTTTTTCCCGAGATGATCTTTTAACATATTGTTTCTTAGTTTAAATGATTCTTAGCCTACGAGTATTGTTCGAAGACTAAAATATTGGATTAAATTGCAATTTTGGTACAAGTTCGATCATTACGGTATATCTCGAGCTGTGATTCCAtgttaatttgtataatttccTCATGACCTTGCTTTTGAGCAcgattatatttgtatttataagaAAGGGCTATAATCCCTTTTTTTTATCCGCCAAAGAGCTGTAAACTCGGCAGCATACCTAAAAAATTACCTTAAGCATATGATTTGACTCAGAGTCACTATTTCGAAGCGATTGTTTATGATTTTAAAGACTTAAGAGGCCTATCTTTTATAAGAAAACTTCAGTCGCGcatattcaaaatttcaaactgCATgtgataaaatttgtttaatacgCTCTACACTTTTGAGTGCTTAAGTTCAACACTGGAGACTTGATAATAATAACGAATAAATTcgctatatactcgtatatatatacaatacaaaatacataaatgcaGATTTGTTTACTAAGTTCCATTATCAACAATCAAGGCGACCTCCGCGATCTCAGCGACAGCTTGATAAGCGCCCATGCAAAGCTCTACTCAGCGCTGCAACTGAGTATGTAACGAGTTGAGTGTTATCGCTAGCGTTGGCCGACATTTCGGTTGTGTGACTTCTATGACAGACAACATTTCCTATTTGAGGGCATTGTCAATTCAAACTTGAATGTAAACACACATTTCGCTTTACGACGTCAAAGAAGAACCGCTGCAGGTGTACGAAAACAAAATGGCCAAGCCTTGTCAACACCTCAAGCTACTGCTTGGCATATCATTGCTGCTGGGACTGGTATGTAAATGCCGACATAAATAGTTTTCATTGCGCCGGTATATACAAGGAAATTATATCAGAAAAAGAGTTACAAGAAATTCTTGCACACTTCCAGCTCGTCAATTGGGCGTTGGCCTCAACCGCCGAGGAGGGTTTAGAAAATCGCCGTGAACAATTGCTCGCCACAATGATTGAGGAGTACCTGAAGCTGACCGACTATGAATTGGTGCAAAGCAAGGCGCTGGTGCAGGGTGTTTTGGCTGATGCCGAGGTGCAGCTTATACACAGTGATCTCATGGAGGCCGAGCGTCGCATTATGGAGAATTTCGTGCGGCAAGTCGTCGACAAAGAGCAAGAGGAGCCGCCAGCGCGTAGCAACATAGCCAACCGTTTGTTTTATCTGATTGCAAAGTCGTTGATTTATCAGGAATTCGAAGCAATTCTTAGGCGGCATGACACCACAAATCCGCGACGTAAGTTTAGTCCCGAAAATTACCTGATTGAACGTTCCCTGAAGAGGAATGGGCTGGACGATTTGCAGCGTAGGGTTACGCGTAAGCAAATTAAGTTTATGAGTGATTTTGTTGAGGATGTCGACACTTATTTGGCGCATTTGACGACAGAGGAGCGTCAGACTGACGAGGTGGAGGTACAAAAAATGGTGGAGTGGTCGGCTAAAATGAAGGCCGAAAGCGATGTGGAGCTGAGAATGGAaacttttaaagattttatgagatttttcgttaaattttgaaatatattaacctatatattattttatctaaATTAAAGTTATCGTAactgaataattttatatttaagaagCGAAAAATGGGGAAATAAGTATATTCTCACACCTCTGGCAGAACTTTAAGCACGCTTTTACTTCCTTTCATGCTTTGTTTTTGCGTTAAACTGTTATATAATAGGTTCTTAGAAGTCTTTAACACTAACTCGGCTGAAGAATTTTTACATGTTTGCAAAGAAGTTTGTAATACGCAGAGGAAAATGCCGGAAACttttcaatatacaagtatatatgtatttttaaatgatcaggatgcccagctgagtcgatttcaccatgctcgtctgtctgtctgtatatatgtaaaatagtcAGATAGTTTTTGAGCTTTCGGTTCTTTTTTCCACAAGAAACTGCCCATTAGTCGAAATCGCCGATactggaccactatagcatatagctgccatataaactgaagcATCACAATCGAGTTACTGTatgggaattttttttatttgacgaaatatcttaataaaattttggcaaGGATTGCTGTTTAAGGAAATGCAACGCTTTAGATCGGAAAATCATAGCATATAtggtatagctgccataccaactaaCGGATCAAATAAAGTCTTGGTATGGAGAATTTTCTATAACATGATAACCTTAGTTCTTGGCTACGATCTTTTAAATACATTGATAACTACCTGGAGGTCACGTGCCTAAATAATATCTTTCCGAAGTGCAGGCTCATTAAGTACGCGTCTTCTCTATATTTAAAAATCCAAACAGGcaacttgagcaaaaattttgaaaactcaaAATCATCATCTGTGTTTAATCTTGTATTCGATTTCGTCGTTGAACAGCCTTTCTGCGGTTAAAGCTCTTGTCCCTCTCGTAAGTTAGCAAAAACGTACTCCACAAGTAAGAAGCTCGGCCTAACTCTTATTTAAAGTACTAAAGCCaagctcatatacatatatatatatatgtatactatatatatactatatatatgtatatactatagctGTTGTTGTCATGAACAATTTGCATAAAAGCGCATTTGAaattgcatttcaaataaaaactgcAGTGAGTACACATCATTAAAAGAGATCAGTACAGGCCAATTATCCCGAATCAAATGGTCCGAGCGTCTATCTACAATTATTTTGTAGCGTTTCTGCTGGTGATtggtttaagaaaaatattaattattattaatgaaaaatacttgtattaatatgtaaattattccAACATATTGTTAGACGCCATGTTTAATAAGTCCCTTATATTAACTGAATATGTTTTTGGACGGAGTGAGGAGTTATGTAAAAAGCTAATCGACATCGTCATGTTCACGAATGCAATGAGTGTGGATTCGGAGAATCGCGAAACTGTTCTGAAAAATTGTCGTCATCGCGTCGTGGACTACTTTGATCCTGCAAGGCGTCGTTACGGAAGCAATTCCGATGCAACTCTATTGCTTAAATATGGATTTGAGAATATTAAACAGATTGTAGATCAAAAGTATGAAGATTTCTTCAAAGatattttgcaacaaattgATGATTATGTGATGGGGTTGACGTCGGAGCAGCAAACTCGAATGACGGCACAAAATCTGAAAGGGTGGTCAAGTAAAATTAAAAGCGTCCCAACTCTAACAAGATAAGAAAAGTTTTTTAGAAGTTGCATGCGATCTTATTATTTTGAAAGAGGTGTTTAGTTAATCCCTATAAAGTAATGatgaaagcaatatttttttttttttggaaagacAAGTCAAATTATTTCTCTGCTACCGTCCACAGCTGGTCACATCTGTTCGACTGCTGCCTTCAGCTATCCAATTCTTGACAGTACaggtccgaattaagagtttggtaGTATATGATTCCCTGCCTATTCTACCAAATACGTAGCAAAATCTTCTTTACCACCAAACCTGGCCAATCAAGCCAGCCAATTGCACgatttgaccacgaccgttttcgcttgacgttTTTGTAAGCGCTACACCATTCGTCACCAGTAACCATCCTTTTTAGAAATTGGTCGAATCAAGCTTATTTTTGTATCCATCCTTATTTAAGTGGTTCCAAATGTTCCATTTCCTTTCTTCATCTTCAGAATAAAGTAATGTTACTGTGAAGGATTTCCTCGTCTAAAATCTCGCTTCACACAAGTTTAAATACAGTTGTTATGTTTCGACATGATTCTACTCTGAATTTCCCAAAAATATGTCTCAAGCTGTTTTGACTTCAGGTTCTTGCACTCTGCCCTAACCCTATAGATTAAGTTACGAATCTATATGGCTTTTATTATTGCCTGTTAAATGCAAATGTCAGCCCCtatagtataatttttattgcatttcaatCTGAATGTGTTGTTAAAATACAAACCTCACttagcaatatattatataatatatcaagcTAGCTATATATGGGATATCTGTAAATGGTTAAATCTGATAATCTCGGCTCGTTACTCTGATCATGTAACGAAACTAATAAAGACCTCAACGGGACGTACATAATTAACATTAGCGTCTACAACTCGGTGAATCAAGCGTTCAAAATTCAATTAGGACATCATGAAAAATTTCGCCAATTATTCACGAATTTCCCAGTTTGGTATaaagttaatattttcatattaaaatatattataataaccaACAGCTGTTCTGCGGTAAAAACTTGtaaactatacatatatgtacatatatattcagcGTAAGTTAGCACAGACGCACACCACTTACAATAAACGCGGCCCACCCTCTGTCTAAGTTATTCAGACCAAATTGTTATAACTATATATTGAGTTGTTATGGCTGTTGTTGAAAACTTTGCATAAAAAGGCATTTGAAGTTGCTTTTAGAATAAAGTCATCAGTGAGTGTCGAACGTTAGAAGAGATTAGTACGGTGCAGTGTTACTGACTATAATGGCTGCATTGTCTATCCATAAGTACTTCGTTGCATTGCTGCTGGTGATCGGTGTAAagcaaatagaaataaaaataattaaaaatagcaaTACAATTTTCCAACACACCGCAGGTCGTCTGCGTAAACGCTGATGCCACTGAAAAACCGGAAATAGACGTGGAAATACTTGCTTCCCGTAATCTATTGTTAGACTCTATGATCAATGAGTGACATAAATTCACGAAATATGTTTATGAAGAGAGTGAGGAATTCTGTAAGAAGATGCACGACGAAGATATATACAGGAACAAAACGAGTATAGAATCTGAGGAATCTGAAGAATCAGAGACTCGCGAAACGGTTTTGATGCATTGTATTAATCATATCGAGGATCTTTTAGTTTCCACAGATCTTAGTGCTAGTAATCGGGTTGAGAAAATGTTATTGCGTAAATATGGATTTGAGGATATACAAAAGGTTGTGAAACGAAAATATGAAGAAATTCTTGAAGAGATTTTGCGACAAATTGATGAACACCTGAAGAGTTTGACAACAGAGCAGCAAAGCGAGATGACTGGACGAAATCTGAAAGGGTGGTTAAGTAAAATTAGTGAGGCTTCAACTTTGGCACAGGAAGATGACTTTTAGAAGTTGTATgcgatattatatatttgaaagtgGTGTTTAGTGTGtgaaatgttttaatataatacatgatataatacaaataaataaaattttgtaaacgcAAACCATTTTTCAAACCTTTGacagtatattttattaattaagagCAAGTTAAGCGAATCGAACCTTCATTTTCGCTGTACTATTCACAGTAAAGTGCAGTTCAATTGAAGCGGAATACTTTTGTAGCGAATCTTGCTGACACTAAACATGAGTTTGTTgaactaaattatttatttttgcgaaCTTCCTATTAAAAGCATGGTACCGCAGAATATTGCCTCCTGAATATTGGGTCCTGAAATCCAAAGAAATCGTGAGATTTTTGAGCTTTCTTTTTGAAGAAACCTTACCGTTCTTAAAGCTACCGATTATTCTTTATTTCTTAAACTCACATCATGTCAGTTCCTCTTCCATTAATTGATAATACATCCATGCCCATCGTACCAGTGAACTTTCAGATAACTGCAGGACATACGACCTTTACGTAGGCCAAGGTAATTAGTCGTCATTTGTCGAAGGCTTAGTGTGCAATGCCGATTTCAGGCCGGTTGCGAAGGTGACTAATCATGTTGATAAAGTAAATAAGGCGCAGTAACTTAATAGTACGCGTACTTGTCGAGTGTCGCTGAAGACCCTTGATCCTAAATAACTCTGTTAAATAAATGAAGAGATGACTAAGTGGCTAAGCAAATAACAGATAATCAAACAACATGATAATTATCTCTAGTGCATTTGGTACTTGCTTTTCACTCTGTTTTTCGTGAGTTCAAAGCCCGGCTAAACTATAATTTTGGTATTTGTAATTTATGTGGAATAACTGTGGAGCCTCGGGAATAAGTGTCATACTTTCGAGGTTCTTGCTGACCAACAGCTGGCGGATTCGGCAATGTACCCACAatttattgctaaatatttcaCAGCCCTGCTGTTAGCACCCaatttaagaatattattttcttaaaaatagtataaattTCGAATTCTTTCAACACATCAGGTCGCTAGTATCCTTGCCGATAACACTACCGAAATAACCGAGAGGCAGCAAATGGTGATTGCACGCAATCGATTGGTCGATATTATGAGGTAGTCGAGTTTGAGTTAGAATAGTCCAAAAAATTAGGTCACAAGTTAATCGAtggaaataaaaacgaaaatgcgCTCAGCAAAATATCGCAAAGCAAGAAATTGATATTAAAGGATTGTACAGATCACGCAATGCAACAATTGGAACCGACAATGACGCGTCGTGCTGGTGGTCGGAACCAAGTAAAATATGGACTCAAAGAATGTTTCGATTTTGTAGTTTTATGTATGGTTTGTGAAATACTGTTATACGTAGATTCAAGTGTACAAATAATTCATTTTTCACTGAAGCCCTAACTGTTAGTTGTGCGTAACTGATTTGAAAATAATCTGAGTCGAATAGTTTTCCTTCTTGTATAGTATGTGAACTAGATCGATGGTTCTACTTTATATGTCTTTATCAGATTCTGACTGCAATCATAAAATAGAAAACGGTTGGATAGTATTCTGAAAAAGGTGCTTTTACGCTTTTACCCACCACAAACTCATGTCTATTAGAAACATATTCTAACATAACCATACTCTGAAATCTTTGCTTCTTTTTAAAATAAGCTGG
This genomic window contains:
- the LOC106622159 gene encoding uncharacterized protein, with protein sequence MAKPCQHLKLLLGISLLLGLLVNWALASTAEEGLENRREQLLATMIEEYLKLTDYELVQSKALVQGVLADAEVQLIHSDLMEAERRIMENFVRQVVDKEQEEPPARSNIANRLFYLIAKSLIYQEFEAILRRHDTTNPRRKFSPENYLIERSLKRNGLDDLQRRVTRKQIKFMSDFVEDVDTYLAHLTTEERQTDEVEVQKMVEWSAKMKAESDVELRMETFKDFMRFFVKF